The genomic window CGGATAACGACTTGGGATTTGGCGAATGGTCGATCAACGACGGATCAGGAGACTACAGAGTAGACGATGAATTGTACGATGCAGATCCTCAGCTACTAGTGGGGTATGACCTTACAGGTGTGGCTTTTTACAGCTTCGGTGACTTCAAACTTTTTCCCAGAGACGCAGCAGATGTCGTTTTAAACGAAGATGCGAGTGAACTTGGATTGGCATTTGAAGCTTCAGCCATTGGCGAAGATGAATCTGCCGGAACAATTACTATCTCTGTTGAGATCATCAACCCTGCTGATGTAGAGACAACTGTTGATGTAGCAGTGACCGGTGGTACTGCCGCGAACGGAACAAACTACAACTTCACTGATCCTACAGTATTAACTTTCAATGCAAGCGACGCTACTGCGCAAACATTTGAGGTAGAAATTTTGGATGACTTAGATCCAAATGATGACCGCACGGTGATCTTCACACTTCAGAATGCAACGAATGGAGCCACCCTTGCAACGGGAGAATTGACCTTGACTATTCAAGATGATGATACGGAAATTGAGCTTACTGACATCGCGACAGCCGCTGAGGAAGATGCTACCGGAGTAGCAGTAAACAATGGTACGGAATTTACCGTGGCAGGTCTCGTATATGGCGAGAACATGAATGGTACGGGTACTTCGTTTACAATAATTGACCAGACTGGTGGAGTAGGAGTTTATTCCAATGGTTTGGTAGACGACTACGTCGTGACAGAAGGAGACAGTATTGTACTCACAGGTACGATCAACCAGTTTGCAGGACTCACTCAAATGAGTCCTTCCTCTATAAACTTGATTTCTCAAGGAAATGAAATCGCAGAGCCAACCGTAATCACAGAATATACTGACGCCATGGAATCTCAGTTGGTTAAATTGGAATGTGTATTCTTGGTTGATCCGGGACAATGGACCGGTTCAGGTTCAGGTTTCAATGTTACTGTAAGCAATGGCTCTACTGAATACACTGTAAGAATCGACAATGATGTGGATCTTTACAGCGCTCCGGCACCTTCAGGTACGTTTGACGTAACGGGTATTGGAGGGCAGTTTGACAGCGATGCTCCACTTACCGAAGGCTATCAACTACTTCCACGACGAAGTTCAGATATCGTGTCTCAAGAGTGTGGAATTGTAACCCCACCCGTAAACGATGATTGTGCCGCAGCCATCAATATCGACGACCTTCTTGGAGGACCAATTGGTGAAGCTCAGTTCTCAAGCCAATTTTCGAATGATGGTGCAACTGTAGAAGACAACGATGTAACAAGTGGATTTGATTGTTTCGGAGAGCCTGATGGTACTGGTTCAGCTCCTTCATTGGAAAACACGGTGTGGTTCGAATTTGTAGGTGATGGAAACACTTACTTCTTGGAAACAAACGACTGTAATGGAACTGCGGAAGAATATGTTCCTGATGGAGATACTCAAATAGCTGTATACATCGGATTCTGTGGAATTTTCCAATCTCCATTCTTGTGTAATGAAGACGGGCCAAATGCTACCCCTGGAAACTTTGCTGCAGGATTGGAAATTCCAACAGTAGCTGGTCAAGACTATACACTTATGGTTGACGGTTTTGCGGGAGCAGCAGGTGATTTCTGCTTGTCAATGACACGATTGGCTGCTTCTAACGATGAATGTCCAGGTGCGATTAGCATTACTGACCTCACAGGAGGAAACGTTGATGAAGCGCAAACTTCAGGAGTATTCTCTAACGTAGGCGCCACATCAATAGATGATCCGAATCCAAATGACGTTGAAGCTGACTGCTGGTTCGGAGACCCTCTTGTTTCGACTACAGTTTGGTTTAGCTTCGAAGGAGATGGAAATGAGTACTTCATCGAAACAGTAAACTGCGGTGGAGTAACAGATTACATCGATGACGGCGATACCCAAATGGCCATCTTTACAGGAGACTGTGGAGATCTGACTCAGGTCGCTTGTAATGAGGACGGCCCACAAGCTACTGACACAGAGTATCCTGCGGGAATCTCATTTTTGACTGAGGCAGGTGTAACTTACCAAGTGATGATTGACGGATACGAAGGAGCTGATGGAGAATTCTGCATGCAGATGACTGCTACTAGTCTTCTCTCTACTGACAATTCTGATGAATTCGAGTTCAATGCGTACCCTAATCCAACAAATGGAATGGTTACCGTAGAATCTCCCGTTTCATTGGAGAATGTAGCTTTGATGAATGTTCTTGGACAACGCGTAAAAGAATGGAACATCACTTCTGCTGAGCGATTTGAATTCAACACAAATGATGTTGAGCCGGGTGTTTATCTTCTCCAAGCTTCTAGCGAAGGAAAGGTATCTACACTGAAGCTTATCGTTGAGTAAATAGAAATTGAATAAAACAAAAAGCCCCGCTGCGAATCTCGCAGCGGGGCTTTTTTTGTAATAGTCTCAATACTAACTACAACATCTTTAGCATCCCCTTCATCGAAACCTTACCGCTGATGACTTCTTCTAGTTTGTCCAAAGACACCCTTTCTTGTGCCATGCTGTCTCTTTCTCGAATAGTGACGCTATTGTCATTTAAGCTGTCATGGTCAACCGTAATACAGAAAGGAGTACCGATAGCATCCTGACGACGGTAGCGCTTGCCGATCCCGTCTTTCTCGTCGTACTGACAGTTGTGGTCGAGTTTGAGTCGATCCATTATCTGGCGAGCCATTTCCGGAAGTCCATCTTTTTTCACCAATGGCAGCACGGCAACTTTCACTGGAGCTAAGGCATGTGGAATTCTCAAGACCGTTCTTTCCGAGCCATCCTCTAATTTCTCTTCTGTGTATGCCGCCGACATAACTGCCAAGAACAATCGATCCAAACCAATGGACGTCTCAACTACATAAGGAATGTAGCTTTCTTTATCTTGAGGGTCGAAGTAGCGAAGCTTCTTCCCACTGTGCTCTTCATGACTTGCAAGGTCGAAGTCGGTTCTGGAATGAATTCCCTCCAACTCTTTAAAACCCATGGGGAAGTTAAACTCAATGTCGCATGCAGCGTTGGCGTAGTGAGCCAATTTCACGTGATCGTGAAAACGGTAGTTTTCCTGGCCCAACCCAAGGGAATCGTGCCAATTCTTTCGTCGCACTTTCCAAGTCTCGTACCATTCCAACTCGGTACCTGGCTTCACGAAGTATTGCATCTCCATTTGCTCGAACTCGCGCATACGGAATATGAATTGACGCGCAATAATCTCGTTTCGAAATGCTTTTCCAATTTGCGCGATACCGAATGGAATCTTCATTCGGCTGCTTTTTTGAACATTTAGGAAATTGACGAAAATCCCTTGAGCCGTTTCAGGACGTAGGTAAATTGTGCTGGCATCTCCGGCTACAGATCCAAGTTCCGTTTTGAACATCAGGTTAAACTGACGCACATCCGTCCAGTTCTTTGAGCCGGTTTCGGGATCGGCAATGCCCAGGTCTTCGATCAGTTGCTTCACGGCAGCTAAGTCTTCTTTCTCCATGGCATCTTTAAATCGGCCATGTACTTCGTCAATCTTAGTCTGATTGCGCTGCACGTTGGGATTCGTCGCTCGGAATTGAGCTTCGTCAAAGTCATCGCCAAATCGCTTTATTCCTTTGGCAACATCTTTCTCGATTTTTTGGCGATACTTCTCGAGGTAGTCTTCGATCAAAACATCGGCGCGGTAGCGCTTCTTGCTGTCTTTGTTATCGATCAACGGATCGTTAAACGCATCAACGTGTCCCGAAGCTTTCCAGGTAGTTGGGTGCATAAAGATCGATGAGTCCAGACCTACGATCTCTTCATTCAGCCTTACCATCGCCTCCCACCAGTAGAGCTTCAGGTTGTTCTTCAGCTCTGATCCATAAGGGCCGTAGTCGTATGCGGCGCTTAGTCCGTCGTAGATTTCGCTTGATGGATATACAAAACCATATTCTTTAGCGTGGCCTATTATCTTTTTGAGTAAGTCTTCCGTTTGGCTCATGTTGTCATCTTGTTAGTCAAGAAATCGTTGTTTCCTTCGAAGGCGCAAAAGTAAAGTAATCAAGACGATATTGAAACGGTGAATACCTAACTTTGAGCCATGATTCAAATTGACAACGCACTGCTCTCAGAAGACCTATTTTCAAAAAAGTTTGTGTGCGATTTATCAGCTTGCAAAGGAGCCTGCTGTGTAGAAGGAGATAGCGGTGCTCCGCTTGAGGCGGAAGAGGTGAGTATGCTTGAAGACGCATTAGAAGATATCAAGCCCTACATGCGCCAAGAAGGGATAGATCGAGTGGAAGAGACCGGAGTTTTTACCATTGACGTAGATGGGGAATATGTAACGCCACTGGTCAACGATGAAGAGTGTGCCTTCGTCTCCTTCGATGACAATGGAACCGCTAAGTGCTCTATTGAGCAAGCTCATCGAGAAGGTAAAACGGACTTTTTGAAACCGATTTCTTGTCACTTATATCCCATTCGTTTGACTCAGCTAAAGGACTATATCGCTTTGAATTACCACCACTGGCCTATCTGCGATCCTGCCAGATCTTGCGGTGCAAAACTAGATGTCAAAGTCTTCAGGTTTTTAAAAGAACCTATTACCAGAAAGTTTGGGCGAGAGTTTTTCGACAAGCTCGTTGAAGCAGATAAATTGATGGAGTCTTCTTCAAAATAAGAACTCAATTGAGAGTTTTAATGATGAAATTTTTGGATAGACCGGAAAAAGCAGAAGGCCGTTTATGTCTTTTTCATTTGATGCTCAGTTAGCTTAGGAAAACAGCGAATATGTTCTCTACACATTCACATCGAAAATGCTATTTCTCCGTGGACTATATTTTTCAACAGAACAGGATTGGGGTATAAACGCCAGTGAATCAATTGGTAAAATGCTGATTTGTTCCTGATTTAAAACCTATCCCGAAAAATAGTGCCGGGAATTTTGCCCCAAAGGTGAATATCCACCCGTTGATTAACATTCTCCAAATTCTGTATCCACTGCTACTACTGAGCCGGTAGCCAATGTCAACTTTTCGTGTTGAAAACTTGAACCGAATGTGAATTAAAACAGATAGGTCTGCGAGTCCTTTTTTCCAATTTTTGTTGGCGGTCAATCGAGTATATTCCAGAGAGCTTTCCTCTCTTTTAATCGACTTCGACCCCGTGCTCTTCCTATAAGAGCTTACCTGTCAGGATTATACGTACTTATTTAATAAACCGATAAAAAAACAGAGATTTTATCATGGCCGAAGTGACCTCTAACAAAACTGAAGTGGAGATTGAAAATGTGCTCCCTGAAAACACCACAATTACCGAGCCGATTCTAGAAGAGAACGAGAACCGTTTTGTGCTTTTTCCAATCGTACACAACGATATCTGGAAATTCTACAAGCAATCTGAAGCTTCCTTTTGGACGGCAGAGGAAATCGATCTCGAAGCTGACCTGGTAGACTGGAGCAATAAGTTGAATGACGATGAGCGTTATTTCATTAAGCACGTACTCGCATTTTTCGCGGCTAGCGATGGAATTGTAAACGAAAATCTTGCTGAGAACTTCCTCTCGGAGGTACAATACACTGAAGCAAAATTCTTCTACGGATTCCAGGTGATGATGGAAAACATTCACTCGGAGACCTACTCGTTGCTCATTGACACATACATCCAAAATAAGCAGGAGAAGGACACACTGTTCAATGCCATCGAGACACTTGACTGCGTGAAGAAAAAAGCAAAGTGGGCTTTGGATTGGATCGATAATGGCTCTTTTGCCGAAAGGTTAATCGCTTTCGCAGCGGTTGAAGGAATCTTTTTCAGCGGTTCTTTCTGTTCTATTTTCTGGTTGAAGAAAAGAGGTCTGATGCCAGGCTTGAGCTTCTCCAATCAGCTGATTTCTCGTGATGAAGGAATGCACTGCGACTTCGCTTGCTTGCTATACAACGATCATATTGTAAACAAGCTTCCAAAGGAACGAATAGAAAAAATTATAGTCGATGCGGTAAACATCGAAAAGGAATTTGTAACCGATGCTCTTCCTGTAAAATTGATCGGTATGAATGCTGACTTGATGTCTCAGTACATCGAGTTTGTGGCTGACAGACTTTTGGTTGAGCTTGGAAACGATAAGGTATACAATGCAACGAACCCATTCGACTTTATGGATATGATCAGCCTCCAAGGCAAGTCAAACTTCTTTGAGGTCCGTGTAGGCGAGTACCAAAAAGCGAGCGTCTCAAATACGTCAGCCGAAGACAAGAGCTTCACCATGGACGCCGACTTTTAATCAATCCATCTGATCCACCATTAAATCCTCATAAAACAATATGTCATACGTACTTAAGCGAGACGGTCGGCGTGAAGCGATCCAGTTTGATAAAATTACAGCGAGAATCAAGAAGCTTTGTTATGGTCTGCACCCTGCGGTAGATCCTATTGAAGTGGCAAAGAAGGTAATCAATGGTCTTTATGAAGGCGTTACCACGAGTGCACTGGATAACTTGGCTGCAGAGGTAGCTGCTACCAATACCGTAAAGCATCCCGATTATGCCCTTTTGGCAAGTCGTATTGCAGTAAGCAACCTCCATAAGAATACAGAGAAGTGCTTCTCAGTAGCGATGAAAGCACTATACAATTATATCGATCCGAATACGGGAGAACCGGCAGCACTTCTTGCTGATGATGTCTATGCCATCATCGAGGAAAATAAAGAGATTCTGGATTCTGCGATTATTTATGACCGAGATTTTCGCTATGACTTCTTCGGTTTCAAAACCTTGGAGCGTTCGTACTTGCTTAAGCTCAATGGAGAAGTGGCTGAGCGTCCGCAGCAAATGATTATGCGGGTGGCTGTTGGTATCCACAAAGAGGATATTGATGCAGCGATTGAGACTTATCACAAAATGTCTGAAGGTTGGTTCACTCACGCGACACCAACTCTTTTCAACGCAGGTACGCCTAAGCCACAAATGTCTTCTTGCTTCTTGCTTACGATGAAGAAAGACAGTATCGACGGTATTTACGATACCTTGAAGCAATGCGCTCAGATTTCGCAGAGTGCCGGAGGAATAGGACTATCTATTCACGATATCCGAGCAAAAGGAACATACATCAGAGGAACAAACGGAACTTCAAACGGAATCGTTCCAATGTTGAGAGTATTCAACGATACGGCTCGTTACGTAGATCAAGGTGGTGGAAAACGCAAAGGATCATTTGCCATGTACTTGGAGCCTTGGCATGCTGATGTATTCGATTTCCTCGATATGCGTAAGAACCACGGTAAGGAAGAGATGCGTGCTCGTGACTTGTTCTATGCCCTCTGGGTGCCCGACTTGTTCATGAAGCGAGTGGAAGAAAACGGAGAGTGGACATTGATGTGTCCGCACGAATGTCCCGGCTTATCTGATTGTCATGGAGAAGAGTTTGAAAAACTCTACACGAAATACGAAAAAGAAGGAAAAGGTCGCAAGACTATCAAAGCACAAGAGCTTTGGTTCAAGGTTTTAGAAGCCCAAATCGAAACGGGAACTCCCTACATTCTTTATAAGGATGCGGCTAACGAAAAGTCGAATCAGAAGAATTTGGGAACGATCAAGTCTTCGAACCTTTGCACCGAAATTATCGAGTATACTGCTCCTGATGAGGTAGCAGTGTGCAACTTGGCTTCTGTAGCATTGCCGAAATTTGTCATCGATGGAAAATTTGATCACGATAAGCTCTTCGAGGTATCGTACTTGATGACCAAGAATTTGAACCGAATCATCGATAATAATTACTATCCTGTGCCAGAGGCACGAAACAGTAATATGCGTCACCGCCCGATTGGAATCGGAGTACAAGGATTGGCCGATGCTTTCGTATTGCTCCGCTACCCATTCGATAGTGAGGAAGCTCGTAAATTGAACAAAGAAGTATTCGAGACCATCTACTATGGAGCTCTAACAGCTTCAAAAGATTTGGCAAAAGAAGACGGACCATACGAGACCTACGAAGGTTCGCCTGTGAGCCAAGGCATTCTTCAGCACGATATGTGGAATGTTGAGCCAACTGACCGCTGGGAGTGGGATGTTCTGCGACAAGAAATCAAGGAGCACGGAGTGAGAAACTCATTGCTGCTGGCTCCAATGCCAACGGCAAGTACGGCTCAGATTCTTGGAAACAATGAATGCTTCGAACCCTACACATCGAATATTTACACGAGAAGAGTATTGTCGGGTGAGTTCATCGTGGTGAACAAACACTTGCTCCGAGACTTGGTAAAGCTCAACCTTTGGGATGAGGACATGCGTCAGAAACTCATGGCAGCGAATGGATCGGTACAGAACATCAAGGAAATTCCTGACAATCTCAAAGCACTTTACAAAACCGCTTGGGAGCTGAGCCAAAAAGCCATTATTGATATGGCCGCCGACCGAGGAGCCTATATCTGCCAGTCGCAGTCGCTCAACATTTTCATGGAAAGTGCCAATTTCGCGAAGTTGACGTCCATGCACTTCTACGGGTGGAAGCAAGGTTTGAAAACGGGTATTTACTACCTCAGAACCAGAGCTGCAGCCGATGCGATCAAGTTTACCGTTGACAAGTCACGACTTGAGCAGCCGGTAGCATTGACCGAGGAAGAGATAGCCGCACAAGCTTGTTCGATTGAGAATGGGCCTGACTGTGAAATGTGCAGTGGCTAGTTCGTGCCTGACCAGAGAGTCCAATATCTGCGTTACGCTTGCTCTGAAAACAGTCATCCGCCTAAGGCGGACTCTAAATTTTCAGAACTGGGCAAGCCGTGATCCTGAACTCTCTGACCTAGTCCCTTGGGTTATTCAAAAGGCTTAAAGTTTTACTGTTTGTTTTATTTGATTGGAGAAAAGGCTACTGAAAGGTGGCCTTTTCTTATTTAGAATCCCTTTAAATAAAAGCTTCTGACAGTTCTATGACACTACGCCGACGCACCGTGTAGACATTTGCAAACGCATAATATGGAAGAGCTAAATCGTTTTTACACTATTGCATTCAACCACAAGCGGTTACCGCTTGAGGTGGTAGGCAAATTCCATATTGATGAGGACAATCAAGCCACAATTCTCACTGCTCTAAAAGAAAAATTAGGCTTAGAGGAGTTGATGTTCTTGTCCACTTGCAATCGGGTGGAGTTCTTCATGGTATCTAAACAGGTCAAAACTGCCGAAGATATTCTCGACTCAGGTCTTTTTAATCTTTCTCAAGAAAATGCCCTAATCGCGAGATCGAATGCAGAAATCCACTTTGGAAAAGACGCTGTGAGGCATCTTTACAAAGTGACCTCTTCTCTCGATTCGATGGTGATTGGTGAACGCGAGATCATCACCCAGGTGAGAAAATCATACGAATTCGCTGAGGCGAATGGTTTGGCAGGAGAATTCTTACGCCTTTTGATGCGAAAGAATATTGAGTCAGCGAAACGAGTATTTACTGAAACTGCAATTTTCAGAAAGCCTGTCTCGGTGGTTTCACTTGCTTTTCACAAATTAAAAGACTTGAATGTGCCTGCTGAAGCCAGAATGCTTTTGGTGGGAGCGGGAAGAACCAATAAGGCCATGGCCAAGTTCCTTTCCAAGCACGGATACAAGAATATCGCCATCTTCAACCGCACCGAGTCACGGGCGGCTGAATTGGCAGCTCAAGTGGGTGCGACGAGTTACGCCCTCGATCAACTTGAATCCTACGATAAGGGCTTTGATGTTTTAATTGCCTGCACTGGTTCAGAGAGCCATGTGGTAAGCAGAGAACTATTTGATCACCTTTGTGGTGAGGAAACGACGCCTAAGGTGCTTATTGACCTAGCCATTCCTGCCGATATTGAAGCAAGCGTTTTCGATAGAAGCGATTTGCGCTTGACTCACATTAACATCGAGGAATTGCGGATTATCGCCGAGAAGAATCTGCACGAAAGATCTCA from Cryomorphaceae bacterium 1068 includes these protein-coding regions:
- a CDS encoding T9SS type A sorting domain-containing protein, which codes for MKKIYFLLFAAMLMTFQSAVAQSDLLISGVVDGDLTGGKPKAIELYVINDIADLSVYGIGSANNGGGSDGVEFVFPADAASAGDFIYVSSADGGDDVLFSGYFGFDADYFSGAAAINGDDAVELFLNDVVVDVFGDINVNGDGESWDYTDGWAYRQNGTGPSTTFTESEWPVEGVGLLDGFLTNAEAAFPFPAGTYSTEGGGGDPVEATIQEIQETTDPSGDSPLVDQIVITSGIVTAVYDEGYWIQDGTGAWSGIFVRGDNPTVAVGDDVTVTGIVQENFGLTRINNVTELVVESMGNALPAAEVLTTAEAGVEEFENVLIQVLDVTCTDNDLGFGEWSINDGSGDYRVDDELYDADPQLLVGYDLTGVAFYSFGDFKLFPRDAADVVLNEDASELGLAFEASAIGEDESAGTITISVEIINPADVETTVDVAVTGGTAANGTNYNFTDPTVLTFNASDATAQTFEVEILDDLDPNDDRTVIFTLQNATNGATLATGELTLTIQDDDTEIELTDIATAAEEDATGVAVNNGTEFTVAGLVYGENMNGTGTSFTIIDQTGGVGVYSNGLVDDYVVTEGDSIVLTGTINQFAGLTQMSPSSINLISQGNEIAEPTVITEYTDAMESQLVKLECVFLVDPGQWTGSGSGFNVTVSNGSTEYTVRIDNDVDLYSAPAPSGTFDVTGIGGQFDSDAPLTEGYQLLPRRSSDIVSQECGIVTPPVNDDCAAAINIDDLLGGPIGEAQFSSQFSNDGATVEDNDVTSGFDCFGEPDGTGSAPSLENTVWFEFVGDGNTYFLETNDCNGTAEEYVPDGDTQIAVYIGFCGIFQSPFLCNEDGPNATPGNFAAGLEIPTVAGQDYTLMVDGFAGAAGDFCLSMTRLAASNDECPGAISITDLTGGNVDEAQTSGVFSNVGATSIDDPNPNDVEADCWFGDPLVSTTVWFSFEGDGNEYFIETVNCGGVTDYIDDGDTQMAIFTGDCGDLTQVACNEDGPQATDTEYPAGISFLTEAGVTYQVMIDGYEGADGEFCMQMTATSLLSTDNSDEFEFNAYPNPTNGMVTVESPVSLENVALMNVLGQRVKEWNITSAERFEFNTNDVEPGVYLLQASSEGKVSTLKLIVE
- a CDS encoding glycine--tRNA ligase produces the protein MSQTEDLLKKIIGHAKEYGFVYPSSEIYDGLSAAYDYGPYGSELKNNLKLYWWEAMVRLNEEIVGLDSSIFMHPTTWKASGHVDAFNDPLIDNKDSKKRYRADVLIEDYLEKYRQKIEKDVAKGIKRFGDDFDEAQFRATNPNVQRNQTKIDEVHGRFKDAMEKEDLAAVKQLIEDLGIADPETGSKNWTDVRQFNLMFKTELGSVAGDASTIYLRPETAQGIFVNFLNVQKSSRMKIPFGIAQIGKAFRNEIIARQFIFRMREFEQMEMQYFVKPGTELEWYETWKVRRKNWHDSLGLGQENYRFHDHVKLAHYANAACDIEFNFPMGFKELEGIHSRTDFDLASHEEHSGKKLRYFDPQDKESYIPYVVETSIGLDRLFLAVMSAAYTEEKLEDGSERTVLRIPHALAPVKVAVLPLVKKDGLPEMARQIMDRLKLDHNCQYDEKDGIGKRYRRQDAIGTPFCITVDHDSLNDNSVTIRERDSMAQERVSLDKLEEVISGKVSMKGMLKML
- a CDS encoding DUF3109 family protein; translated protein: MIQIDNALLSEDLFSKKFVCDLSACKGACCVEGDSGAPLEAEEVSMLEDALEDIKPYMRQEGIDRVEETGVFTIDVDGEYVTPLVNDEECAFVSFDDNGTAKCSIEQAHREGKTDFLKPISCHLYPIRLTQLKDYIALNYHHWPICDPARSCGAKLDVKVFRFLKEPITRKFGREFFDKLVEADKLMESSSK
- a CDS encoding ribonucleotide-diphosphate reductase subunit beta; translated protein: MAEVTSNKTEVEIENVLPENTTITEPILEENENRFVLFPIVHNDIWKFYKQSEASFWTAEEIDLEADLVDWSNKLNDDERYFIKHVLAFFAASDGIVNENLAENFLSEVQYTEAKFFYGFQVMMENIHSETYSLLIDTYIQNKQEKDTLFNAIETLDCVKKKAKWALDWIDNGSFAERLIAFAAVEGIFFSGSFCSIFWLKKRGLMPGLSFSNQLISRDEGMHCDFACLLYNDHIVNKLPKERIEKIIVDAVNIEKEFVTDALPVKLIGMNADLMSQYIEFVADRLLVELGNDKVYNATNPFDFMDMISLQGKSNFFEVRVGEYQKASVSNTSAEDKSFTMDADF
- a CDS encoding ribonucleoside-diphosphate reductase subunit alpha — encoded protein: MSYVLKRDGRREAIQFDKITARIKKLCYGLHPAVDPIEVAKKVINGLYEGVTTSALDNLAAEVAATNTVKHPDYALLASRIAVSNLHKNTEKCFSVAMKALYNYIDPNTGEPAALLADDVYAIIEENKEILDSAIIYDRDFRYDFFGFKTLERSYLLKLNGEVAERPQQMIMRVAVGIHKEDIDAAIETYHKMSEGWFTHATPTLFNAGTPKPQMSSCFLLTMKKDSIDGIYDTLKQCAQISQSAGGIGLSIHDIRAKGTYIRGTNGTSNGIVPMLRVFNDTARYVDQGGGKRKGSFAMYLEPWHADVFDFLDMRKNHGKEEMRARDLFYALWVPDLFMKRVEENGEWTLMCPHECPGLSDCHGEEFEKLYTKYEKEGKGRKTIKAQELWFKVLEAQIETGTPYILYKDAANEKSNQKNLGTIKSSNLCTEIIEYTAPDEVAVCNLASVALPKFVIDGKFDHDKLFEVSYLMTKNLNRIIDNNYYPVPEARNSNMRHRPIGIGVQGLADAFVLLRYPFDSEEARKLNKEVFETIYYGALTASKDLAKEDGPYETYEGSPVSQGILQHDMWNVEPTDRWEWDVLRQEIKEHGVRNSLLLAPMPTASTAQILGNNECFEPYTSNIYTRRVLSGEFIVVNKHLLRDLVKLNLWDEDMRQKLMAANGSVQNIKEIPDNLKALYKTAWELSQKAIIDMAADRGAYICQSQSLNIFMESANFAKLTSMHFYGWKQGLKTGIYYLRTRAAADAIKFTVDKSRLEQPVALTEEEIAAQACSIENGPDCEMCSG
- the hemA gene encoding glutamyl-tRNA reductase, encoding MEELNRFYTIAFNHKRLPLEVVGKFHIDEDNQATILTALKEKLGLEELMFLSTCNRVEFFMVSKQVKTAEDILDSGLFNLSQENALIARSNAEIHFGKDAVRHLYKVTSSLDSMVIGEREIITQVRKSYEFAEANGLAGEFLRLLMRKNIESAKRVFTETAIFRKPVSVVSLAFHKLKDLNVPAEARMLLVGAGRTNKAMAKFLSKHGYKNIAIFNRTESRAAELAAQVGATSYALDQLESYDKGFDVLIACTGSESHVVSRELFDHLCGEETTPKVLIDLAIPADIEASVFDRSDLRLTHINIEELRIIAEKNLHERSQDISKCEAIVEEGIADFDQIHKERMVELAMREIPRKVKEIREKAVSTVYAKEIEGLNPESKEVLDKVISYLEKKYISVPMKMAREVMLNSK